The following coding sequences are from one bacterium window:
- the recO gene encoding DNA repair protein RecO produces MKYFRSEAIVLSAKRWSESSLILQAYSASRGKVSLVSKGARRPKSYNGAEHRPGSHIEAIWIERGKSDLYPLVAIDPLSYIRVPELWDGYRYAMQTLKLTKQTLRGEQSHPAGFQQLLRTMRSFRHAQQPELLYWQFCLRWVVELGFALDSVHCARCGNTVTGKHAEFFVQIGGFWCDKCCRNSKRTESDLGFPVTGETVAVIRRLESLPEEKAHRIKVSDQSRLEIERLLQLYIGMHLEVNNKL; encoded by the coding sequence ATGAAGTATTTCCGGAGTGAAGCGATTGTTTTGTCAGCCAAGCGGTGGAGTGAATCCTCGTTGATTTTGCAGGCGTATTCAGCTTCCCGGGGTAAAGTAAGTCTGGTATCGAAAGGGGCGCGTCGTCCGAAAAGTTACAACGGCGCTGAACACCGTCCCGGTTCCCACATCGAGGCAATCTGGATCGAACGGGGCAAAAGCGATTTGTATCCATTGGTTGCGATTGATCCTCTCAGCTATATCCGAGTACCTGAGTTATGGGATGGATATCGCTATGCTATGCAGACGTTGAAGTTGACAAAGCAAACGTTGCGCGGCGAACAATCGCACCCGGCAGGTTTTCAGCAACTTTTGCGAACTATGCGTTCCTTTCGGCATGCTCAACAGCCGGAGTTACTTTATTGGCAGTTTTGCTTGCGCTGGGTTGTTGAGCTTGGATTTGCACTGGATTCGGTACATTGTGCCCGGTGTGGTAATACCGTAACTGGGAAACATGCCGAGTTCTTTGTACAAATTGGCGGATTCTGGTGTGATAAATGCTGCCGAAACAGTAAACGCACCGAAAGCGATCTCGGATTTCCAGTGACCGGCGAAACAGTGGCGGTAATCCGGCGACTGGAATCGCTGCCCGAGGAGAAAGCGCATCGAATAAAAGTGTCGGATCAATCGCGCTTGGAGATTGAACGGTTGCTGCAATTGTATATTGGTATGCACTTGGAAGTGAACAACAAGTTATAG